The DNA region AAAGTTGTGGCCGTCGAAGTTCTCCCCGGATACACAGAAGAAAATCTCACCGTGCTTGAGAATGCGCGAGTCGGTCTGCACGCCCGAGGGCGCAACGTTTTCCAGCGAACCCAGATCGCCCACGGCGCCCATGGCGGCGGCTATTTCGGCGAGGGTCAGCTTCATGCGATCTCGCCCTCCAAATACTCGCGGATCACGGCCTGGTCGCTGAAGGGCCGCTTCTCGCGGCCGATGATCTGATAGTCCTCGTGCCCCTTGCCGGCCACGAGCAAGGCGTCGCCAGGCCGCACCAGGTCCAGGGCGATGCCAATGGCCTTGCGGCGGTCCACCTCGGTAACGGACTCGGCGCAACCGGCCATGCCGGCGTTGACGTCGTCCAGGATAGCCTGGGGATCTTCGGTGCGCGGGTTGTCTGACGTGAGCACCACGATGTCGCTGTACTTGCAGGCGGCCTGGGCCATGAGCGGGCGCTTGGTGCGGTCGCGGTCGCCGCCACAGCCGAACACGGTGACCAGCTTGCCCTCGGTCAGGGGCCGCATCTCGCGCAGCACGTTGTCCAGGGCGTCCGGGGTGTGCGCATAGTCCACAAAGATGTTCAGCCCGCTGGAAGCAGCCACGCGCTCCAGCCTGCCGGGCACGCCGTGGAAGTCGGCCAGCGCGCTGAGGTCGTCCGGGTGCAGGCCCAGGCTCAGCCCGGCGGCCATGGCCGCCAGCAGGTTGTGGGCGTTGTACGCGCCCACGAGCCCGGTCTGCAGGTTGAACCCGTCGCCGTCATACGGGCCGCCCATGCACTCCACGGCCAGGACCATGCCGTCGATGGAGGATTTGACCAGCGATCCGGCCAGCCCCCAGCCGTCGTTGCGCAGGATGGTCTCCGGCATCTCGCCCATGCCGTAGCCCACCGGGTTCACCACCCGCGGCAGCAGGGTGCGGCCGAACTCGTCGTCCCAGTTGAGCACGGAGTACTTGTCCGCCTCGGGCAGATTCTCGAAAAGGATGGCCTTGGCTTGGCCGTAGGACTCCATGTCCTTGTGGTAGTCCAGGTGGTCCTGGGTCAGGTTGGTGAGCACGGCGCAGGCGAACTGCAGACCGGCCACGCGGTTCTGGTCCAGGGCATGGGAGGAAACCTCCATGAACGCAGCCTCCACGCCGGCGTCGATCATCGCGGCCATGCACTCGTGCAGCTCCCAGCAGCCCTGCGTGGTGAGCTCGGCCGGCCGATCCTCGCCGGGCCAGCGCTCGCGAATGGTGCCCAGCAGACCGGTGTAGCGGCCTGTGGCGCGGAACAGGTGCTCCAGAAGATGGCAGACCGTGGTCTTGCCGTTGGTGCCGGTCACGCCGACCAGCGGGAACGGCAGGATGCGCGTATTGAAGTGCGCCGTGGCGAGCCGGCCAAGGGCTGCGCGAACGTCGTCCACCACAACCCAATACACGCCGTCGGTGTCGGTGGAAGCCATATCCGCTCCCGACTCCCCGGTGACCACCCAGGTCGCGCCGCGTTCGATGGCCTGATCCACAAAGTCCAGTCCGGACTTGCCGCCGGTGGACGGTAGCGCGAGAAACGCCTCGCCCGGCTGCACCCGGCCGGAGTGGGTCCGCACGATCAGACCCCGCGAGACCTTCTCGATCAATTCCTCAAACATTGCCTTCATCATTTATCCTTTACCCTGTGCCGGTCCGAGCCAGAGGGTTGCCTTGCTTGCATCTTTCCATTCGGCGCCCGCCTTGGGCGTTTGCCGCGATACGATCTCGCCCGCGCCCTTGAGCGTCGGCACGGCGCCGCCGGCTGCGAAGAGCTCCACGGCCTTGCGCAGCGGCATGCCCACCACGTCGGGCACGGCGCCCTGCACCGTGGGAGCCTCGGCCTTGGCCTGGGCTATCTTCAGCTCCTCCGGCTTGCACGCAGGCGACGGCTTGTCGGCCTTCTCGCAGGCCATGGGCATGTCAGGCAGATCGCCCCGGTAAGCCAGCGTCTTCACGGCGATCTCATGGAACGCCGGGGCCGAGACCACGCCGCCGTAGTGGGACTTCTGAGGCTCGTCCACCACCACAACGATGAGATAGCGCGGCTTCTCGATGGGCAGGAGCCCCAGGAACGTCGCGACGTACTGGTTGCCGTATCCGCCTGTGGGCCCGGCCTTCTGTGCGGTGCCGGTCTTGCCGCCCACCTGCATGCCCGTGATGCGGGCGCGGGTGCCGGTGCCGTCCTCTTCCACCACCTCGCGCATCATGGAAAGCACCTGGGCCGAGACCTCGGGCGAGAAGATGCGCACGGCGTCGGCGGCCTCGGGCTCGGGCTT from Oceanidesulfovibrio marinus includes:
- a CDS encoding UDP-N-acetylmuramoyl-L-alanyl-D-glutamate--2,6-diaminopimelate ligase produces the protein MKAMFEELIEKVSRGLIVRTHSGRVQPGEAFLALPSTGGKSGLDFVDQAIERGATWVVTGESGADMASTDTDGVYWVVVDDVRAALGRLATAHFNTRILPFPLVGVTGTNGKTTVCHLLEHLFRATGRYTGLLGTIRERWPGEDRPAELTTQGCWELHECMAAMIDAGVEAAFMEVSSHALDQNRVAGLQFACAVLTNLTQDHLDYHKDMESYGQAKAILFENLPEADKYSVLNWDDEFGRTLLPRVVNPVGYGMGEMPETILRNDGWGLAGSLVKSSIDGMVLAVECMGGPYDGDGFNLQTGLVGAYNAHNLLAAMAAGLSLGLHPDDLSALADFHGVPGRLERVAASSGLNIFVDYAHTPDALDNVLREMRPLTEGKLVTVFGCGGDRDRTKRPLMAQAACKYSDIVVLTSDNPRTEDPQAILDDVNAGMAGCAESVTEVDRRKAIGIALDLVRPGDALLVAGKGHEDYQIIGREKRPFSDQAVIREYLEGEIA